A single genomic interval of Octopus bimaculoides isolate UCB-OBI-ISO-001 chromosome 22, ASM119413v2, whole genome shotgun sequence harbors:
- the LOC106874161 gene encoding probable ATP-dependent RNA helicase DDX41, which yields MDLSQKRKRFLEAEDESSSSSDDNYVPYITLNERKKENVQDLYKRMGISATKLMKSDKHLGSTSASSSTNSINKLLLMQDENSEVLEDLDKKDIDEEEEICSGPKANISLLDQHSELKKKAEARKETAREKMLKEEEKILESVAEKKALMGVAELARGIQYEEPIKTGWRPPRHILNMSEQRHAKVRKKGHILVEGEDLPAPIKTFKEMKFPKAIINGLKKKGITKPTPIQIQGLPAVLSGRDMIGIAFTGSGKTLVFTLPIIMFCMEQEKRLPFIKNEGPYGLIICPSRELARQTHEIIKYYCNCMELDGLPALRCALCIGGMPVKDQIELVKRGVHIMVATPGRLMDMLDKKMITLDVCRYLCMDEADRMIDMGFEEDVRTIFSYFKAQRQTLLFSATMPKKIQNFARSALVKPVTVNVGRAGAANLDVIQEVEYVKQEAKIVYLLQCLQKTPPPVLVFAEKKQDVDAIHEYLLLKGVEAVAIHGGKDQEERTRSVEQFRNGQKDVLVATDVASKGLDFSDIQHVINYDMPEDIENYVHRIGRTGRCGKTGTATTFINKTVDKSILLDLKHLLMEAKQKVAPFLATLQSESEKYLDIGGEIGCSYCGGLGHRIADCPKLEALQTKQAQNIGRRDYLAHNAADW from the exons AGAAAGAGATTCCTTGAAGCAGAAGATGAAAGCAGTTCCAGCTCAGATGATAATTACGTACCATACATTACGCTCAATGAAAGGAAAAAGGAGAAT GTCCAGGATCTGTATAAACGGATGGGAATCAGTGCTACGAAATTAATGAAGTCCGACAAGCACTTGGGTTCGACGTCggccagcagcagcaccaacagcatAAACAAACTGCTTCTGATGCAGGATGAAAACAGCGAAGTCCTGGAGGACCTTGACAAGAAAGAcattgatgaggaggaggaaatatGTTCTGGGCCGAAAGCGAACATCAGTTTGTTGGATCAACACAGTGAGCTGAAGAAGAAAGCAGAAG CTCGAAAAGAAACTGCAAGAGAAAAGATGctgaaagaagaggagaagattCTGGAAAGTGTAGCAGAAAAGAAAG cTTTGATGGGTGTGGCAGAACTTGCCAGAGGAATACAATATGAAGAACCCATAAAGACTGG ATGGCGCCCTCCACGCCATATTTTGAACATGTCAGAGCAGCGTCATGCTAAAGTGAGGAAAAAGGGCCACATTTTAGTTGAAGGTGAAGACCTACCTGCCCCTATAAAGACCTTCAAGGAGATGAAATTCCCCAAGGCTATCATCAACGGCTTAAAGAAAAAGGGAATCACTAAACCAACCCCTATACAGATTCAGGGCCTACCTGCTGT TTTGTCAGGTCGAGACATGATTGGGATTGCTTTCACAGGCTCTGGTAAAACACTGGTATTCACTCTGCCCATTATTATGTTCTGCATGGAACAAGAGAAACGACTGCCCTTCATCAAGAATGAGGGCCCGTATGGCCTCATAATCTGCCCTTCG CGGGAACTTGCACGACAGACTCATGAAATAATCAAGTACTACTGCAATTGTATGGAACTCGATGGCCTACCAGCCCTGCGCTGTGCGCTGTGTATCGGAGGTATGCCTGTCAAAGATCAAATCGAACTTGTCAAAAG AGGTGTCCACATCATGGTTGCCACACCTGGTCGGCTGATGGACATGCTGGACAAGAAAATGATAACTCTAGATGTCTGCCGTTACTTGTGCATGGACGAAGCTGATCGTATGATTGACATGGGGTTCGAAGAAGATGTCAGgacaatattttcttatttcaag GCTCAGAGACAAACTCTACTGTTTTCAGCCACCATGCCAAAGAAAATCCAAAACTTTGCCCGCAGTGCATTGGTGAAGCCAGTTACAGTGAATGTTGGTCGAGCTGGCGCCGCCAACCTCGATGTTATTCAGGAAGTGGAATACGTAAAACAAGAAGCAAAGATTGTCTATTTACTGCAATGTCTCCAGAAGACACCACCACca gtACTGGTATTTGCTGAAAAGAAACAGGATGTGGACGCCATCCATGAATATCTTCTACTCAAAGGAGTCGAGGCCGTTGCAATTCATGGAGGAAAAG ACCAAGAAGAGAGAACTCGATCAGTGGAACAATTCCGGAACGGTCAGAAAGACGTTCTTGTAGCAACAGATGTGGCATCAAAAGGCCTTGATTTCTCTGACATTCAACATGTCATCAATTATGACATGCCAGAAGACATAGAAAACTATG TCCATCGTATTGGCCGTACAGGAAGGTGTGGTAAAACAGGTACAGCAACAACATTCATTAACAAGACCGTGG ATAAATCAATTCTGTTGGATCTGAAACATTTACTGATGGAAGCCAAACAGAAAGTGGCACCATTCCTGGCTACATTACAGTCTGAGAGTGAGAAATACCTGGACATTGGAG GAGAAATTGGTTGTTCTTACTGCGGTGGTTTGGGTCATCGTATTGCAGACTGTCCCAAATTGGAAGCACTTCAGACCAAACAAGCTCAAAATATTGGACGCCGAGACTATTTGGCACACAATGCTGCAGATTGGTAA